GAAAGATCCCCAAACGGTGCATCACAATCAACATATGCCTGTATCAAATATGTATGTCCAATCGGTACTAAATCAAAAGTATATGAATAAGTTGAACGACCTGTAGACAACATTCCTGCGTTTATAAACATCTGCGGTGCGCCTTGACCCTGTGAACTAATAGCGACATCCCAAAGTCCTACATACAATGTCCCTGTGGAACGCACTCCGTTATAAATAATATTACCTGAAATAGTTCCTACCTGATCTTTAATCGGGAAATCAACCCCCATCATTTTTGGTACAGACACAGAACACGCCGCTGGTGAAATATTCCCGCTAGTATCTCTGAACACACCTTGAGGTTCGTTTGAGGTAAATCCGACATCATACCCGCCACCTTGAGGAATGAAACAGTCTATATAAGCGCGTACCCAATAATTCATACCAAAATCAACGGTATCAATCTCGTATTGTATTGCGGTACCGGATATCTTGTTTACATCAATTACAGTATAACTAACCGGTGTCAAAGCTTCTGCGCTGGCAAACGCACCGACATGAATATTCCCACTTCTTAATCCGGAATACTGCATGGTACCACCTAGTATACCGCGTTTATTTTCTATAGAAAGGCCCTCACCTATTTTTGACCATTGAGTTAACGTATGCATTGTAGAAGTTGCAGCAATGATTTTATAATCCTGCCCCATAATTAATGCTATCAACATATAATTTGTTGTTGGAATTCCTGTTAAGCTCAAATTGAATGAGCACGGATAATCCGTTGGAGAAGGTGTCAGCGTAATATATGCCGCGTAATTTGACGGATCCATAGGCGAACCCGTTATAGGATTACTAGAAATACCAATAAGTACCTGCCGACCGGCAAATATAGGATTGTTGTAGTACAACATTCCTGAAATACTCCCCGGTTCAGGGTCTCTGATCTCGAAATTCGCTCCTGCAGTTATGTCATTGATTAACACAACGCTTTGAGGGTAATCTCCGCCAAGTTGACCGGAAGCTTCGCCATTAGAAGGACTCATGTCCCCAAACGGCTCTACAGAATCAAGATACGCTTTCATGAAGAAAGTATTCCCGGAAGTCAATCCGCCAATAGAATACGCATACTGCGTCGTCCCGGCTGAGATAGAACCAGCACCAACAATCGCGCAGGGACTCTCACTACTTATTGAAAGATCAAAAGCTCCGACATAAATGTTTCCTGACGTAAAGTTACCGTTATAGCCGATAGTCCCAGAAATCGAGCCAATTACGTCTTTTACTTCAACGTTAATACTTGAATACATTATTGAGGTCGACGAAATATTTATAGGCGAAAGACTTCCGTTTGTATCAGTATAGAACCCTGTTGGTTCGTCAGTCGTACGCCCGACATCAAACGAGCCATTCGGGATAAAGCAATCAACATACGCGCGAATCCAGTAGTCCGTATTAAAATCCAGCGTGTCAAGCTGATAAGCACAACTTGTCTCAGTTGTTCGTCCTACCGCAACGGTATTGACCGGCGTGGTAGAATTGCTGCTATCGAACGCTCCGATGTACATATTACCGGCTTTGGACCCGGGGTAACTGATAACACCCATGATCTTCCCGCGCTGGTTTGTCATAGCAAGATTTTTTCCTGCAAGATTAGTCCACTGCGTATAAGTTGATCTCACACTATAATCCTTCGCCAGCACTTTATTGCCTTGCCCGACTATTACAGCAACTAAAGTGTAGTTTGTAGTACTGATCCCGGCTAAGTTCAGCGAATAATTGTATGGATAGGAAGTTGTCGTTGTAACAAACTTCGCGTAGTTTGACGTGTTCCCAAGATCAATTTCAGTCGGAATTAACGGAGTGATACCGATTATAACCTGATGATCTGAATAAATTGGAGGGTTATAACTCAATGTTCCAGTGATAAAGCCTGTCAGCATATCGTTTACGGCAACATCACCTATCGTAACCGTATCTGCCATAACATTATAATTTGTCAGTATATCGCCGAAAGGCTCTCCTTCATCATATGCTCCGTCATTATCTGCATCCACAAACGCTTTAACCTTATATGTTCTCCCCATGATAATATTTGTAATATCAGGGAACTGATACTGTGTAGTTCCTGAAACAAGAATTGTACTGGAAGAACTCCAAAAATATTCAGATGTCCTTTCAATATCCTGTACACCCATCAACAACGGTTTTCCTTCATAAGCAGTACCGGTATAGTATGCGTACGCACCATCAAGAAACGCGGTCTTGTCACTTATTGCAAAGATAACGTTACTTTGAACAGTTTCTGATGCTACTGCTATACTACTCCATCCGGATGGCTCTTCCTTTGTTTTACTTATCGCATACCCGGTTGTGACAGGTGATAAACAATCAATAAAAGCTTCTATAAAATACGTGTTACCCGATACCAATGATGGATAATTTAAAGTATAAACACCGCCGTTAGTTTGTATTGCAGTCTTTACTGACCCGAGGTCCATCGCGCATACCGGCATTGTATCACCTTGTTTTTCAAATGCCGCTACTTTTAACGGTGCACTACTGTCTGCATACACGCCGTTATAAGTAATCATTCCACCAATAACCCCTGCGACGCTAGTCGCAACACTGCCGAACAACACGGCAACTGTTAAAACAAACACATTCCATAACACATGGTTACGCTTCATACTTTTCCTCCTGAAACTTAAAATAAAAAATTCTTTACTTTATGCATTTTTGCACATTAATGTATATTTTATAACCCTTAGCTCTCTATTGTCAATTGTATTTTTTTTCACAATTACATCAATCATCCTTTTATGACTATATCTTAGTAACATCAATAATTGAGTTCTTCCTGCCATACCCGTCATCCACAACCTCTTTTGCCTGAGGGTCAGCTACATAAGTAGCATCATCTAAAACAAAAACGTACTGATACCTACCTGGTTTAAGCGATACTTTAATACACCAAGTACCATTAGACTTCACCAGCTTCGCAGTTTCGCAGTCCCAATTATTAAAATCTCCTGCCAACGCAACAGTAGCCGCATCTTCTGCTTTAAAAGTAAAGTCCACTATTACTCTCCGCGAAGTATCATTACTAAAATTCCCGGCCTTATAAACTACCAGCACTGTCATAATTATTGCAAGAACAGCTATGGGCACCACCTGTACAACCCGAGCCAACCAAACGCTCATCTGTACATTACCGTCGGTATCAACAGTTTTTTTTATAGTATTAACCACGCGTTCCGCAAAATATTCCGGCGGATTGAACACACGCAATTTATCACGGGTACTATCAATTTTTTTCAGGAATTCAAACAATTCAAGACAAGTTTGACAACTATCCATATGGCTGCGTACTTCAATGACTTCACTTTCTGGAAGTTCATTACGCACCAACAGCTCAATCTTGTTACGATACTTACAATTTCCCATATTTACTTATCATTACGTTTCTCGCGGTAAAATAGTTTCATTTTTTTATATAACTTATCCTGTGCGCGTATAACCCGTGTTTTAGCAGTCCCCACAGGCATATTTAATATTTTAGCGATTTCTTCATATTTCAACCCTTCCCAATGCCTTAGAACTATCATCACGCGGTACTTTAATGGTAATGTATCAACAAATTTTTGTACTACCAGCTGTTCATCCTTCACAGCGAACTTTACCGCAGGATCACTTCCTTCCTCCTGCAATGCCCAAATTACTTCACCGTCATCAGTCTCAACCTTTTTATCCAATGACAAAAACTGCCATTTCCGTTTTCTTAACTTATCATTTGTTAAATTAACAGTAACTCTGTATATCCAGTCCTTGAACGCAAATCCGCTATCGTATTTTTTCAGGTTCTGATATATTTTTAAAAACACCTCCTGGCAAACATCCTGTGCTTCAACAAAATTCTGGAGCATCCTTACAGCAAGATTAAACACCATCGACTCGTACCGTTTGACGAGATGTACATAATCATCAACTTCACCACTGATGACTGCTTCTATAAGTTCCAACTCGCTGCGTTTATCATCCATTACTTCCGGTTTTCCTTATTCTTATCCTTCAAAACTTCGCTTCTTACTTCATCCCTTGCGCGGTTCTTTATCAAAAACTCTATACGCTGCTTAAACCACCCGAAACTTTTCTTTTTCCTCACCAACTCGCCCAATTCATTATCCATCATCCCGCCTTCCACTCCGTTTTTCCGTGCGAATGTTATCAGGTCCATATACTTTGCGAACTCACTATGCTGCATCTTTATCGACCAGGATATTACCAGTTTTGCTGTCTGATTGGACACACCGTTTTCAACAAGTAAAACATGATCCTGTACTTTATGCAATAAATTATCGACTGACACACCTGCGGTTTTGCTTTCTTTTTCAAGTTCATCCAAAAACTTTATATCATATCCCCGTTGCAGACATTCCGCAAATAATTGCACACAATACTTTTCATCCCGTACCGTTAAACCGTTTCCCCTAGCTTTTCTCACAAATCCCGCTGCGATTTTCATGGCGTTAACCCAGTTACTCACAACCCTCCGGAGTTCAGCAAAACTTGCTTTCTTAGCCACACCTTCATTGATTTTCTTCTGTACATATTCCGTCGACAACCTGTCATCATCCAATGTTTTAATCAACCGCTCGATATCTTTCACCTGCTCCGTGGTAAACTTAAGTTTAGACACCAACTGCGTGCGTATACTCCCCTGCAACCCAGTTAGTTCCCCCGTACAAAAAGAGTTTGTCACAAAAATACCCGCCAGCAAAATAATTGTGACGGGTAACAACTTGCTTTTAGTAGCTACTATCATATACCTGATTTCTCTCCTGCCGAAAATAATTTACTCTATTAATATGATTATTGTTGTTTAAACAATAATTGTCAATTGTATGTTTTGTCACATAAATGGAAGCAAACGCAACGGTTATTCAAATAATCCGCGAATACGCTGATTAACCGTCTCAACTGCAATATCTTCAGGCACAATCAAACTTTTTTTCTTATTCTCAACCGTAAACTTTTTCACACTGCTTTTATGATCAACCCGAACATTTTGTTTGACCAACTTAAGAATATCAACATTCCCTGTCGCCTCATTAGGCAACCTTAACGGTAAGACCACTCCGGGTACAATACTATCATGTATCCCCGCGATGAAAATATCATGTTTTACAATAAAACTATCTTTTAACGCATTCCTGAATTTACTGCCCATAACCTCCTGGCCAAACGAATACAAGAGTTTCACCCCGCCGTTAAGCATAAAATTCATCGCATCATTAGTTTCTAAAGAACCTTTATACTGTCCCAGGACTTCAGCTACTCCGTGTCCATTACCCCCACGGGTGAGACGCACAAACCTCACAAATTTATTATCGTGAAAACTACCGTGGATATCTCTCTCCGCAATAATCAGGACAGAACCTTCCGCAATATGATCGTTTTTGTTTATCCAGTTCTCAAGCTCATTATTATTTGCGAAATACTTAATCCCGTCTCCGAAGTTGACATTCGAACGTAATGACACAATATCTTTTCCCGCTGCCGTATACTGTCTTAACAATATCCCGAGATATGGATAATACTTTTCAACATCGGTATCAACAACCGCCACACGCGGGTACTTACCAATATTTTCAATACTTTCATTCCCATCAAAACTTAACAACCCGGCAAAGTCTAATCCCAAACTAGCAACTTTTGCGCCGCCAATCTTTTTTGCAATCCCCACAACCTGCTCAACTTCTTCGTTGGAAGAATTTCCGCTAACCAAAAACAATACACTACCGGCACCACATTTTTTTGTAACTTCCAAAAGCTTTTTTGCAAAAAATTTAATAGCCTGGGATAACTCTACTGTTTTATAAACACCCTTATTATTAATCCCAGCCTGATTTGTTGATAACCGTTCCGGATGATTTACGAGATACCCCCCAAACCGCGCGTATTTACAGATATTACCCTTAGATTTCAATAATACACTACCGTATGACCAGGACTCAACCCTGCATCTCATCCCGCAAAGTGTGCATACCGAAACCCTGCGTTCCGGAACTACTGTAACGTTTTTATAGAGATACGGATTTTTTTCGGTAATCGCGCCGGTTGGACAATGCGCAACACAACTCCCATCGGAATCACACTTAGTATCACCCCACGGTGTGCCGTACTCAGGCGCTGCAAGAGTTTCAAACCCGCGGTTGTACAAGTTCAAAACTTTCTTCCCACTAAGCACTCCGCATGCCTGTACGCACTGCCCGCAGAGTATGCATTTATTAGGTTCTAACGTTAAATATGCATGTGAATCATCATTCCCACGTTTAACCATTTCACCTAAATAATTCGCTACCTGCGCTTTATACTCAACCGCATACTCCCTTAACTTACACTCATAAAGATCACCACATCCGCAAGTAAGGCACCGGCGTGCAGATTTTACAGCTTTAATTTCATCATACCCGCACTCAATTTCCTTAAAATTCTTATTCCGTGCCTTTATACTTAATACATTCTGTTTATTTTTTGGTAGAGTTTTGAGTCCGGAAAATTCTTGGGAGTCAATAACATCCCATTTTGGTTTTGCTATTCTCCATGTATCCTTATAATAAAACCACTCTGCGTTATATAACGATTTACCTGATAGATATCCATCAATTGCAAAAGCCGCACGGCGGCCCTGCCCGACAGCTTCAACCACGGTCTTAGGCCCTGTAACAACATCACCCGCTGCAAATAGCCATTCAACCGATGTCCTTTGCGTCTTTGGATCAACAACCACCCCTCCACGGTCACCAACTATTTTTGATGAATACTCACCAAAACACCCTCGATCAACCCGCTGCCCAATTGCTGAAATAACACTATCACAAGATACAACAAAATTTGATCCTTCTACAGGCACAGGTTTCCTCCGCCCTGATTCATCCATAGGGCCGAGTTCCATACGTATACATTCAATACTATCAATCACACTATCCTTTTCTGTTACTTTCACTGGTGCAACGAGGTATTCAAACTTCACGCCTTCATGTTCAGCATCTTCAATTTCTACGGAATTTGCCGGCATCTCAGCTTTTGTCCGGCGATAAAAAATCCTTACTTTCTTAACCCCGGGTAAACGTAACGCCGTCCTTGCAGAATCTACAGCAGTGTTTCCTCCACCGACAACAATAACTTCCGTGCCAAGTTTAACTTTCTTTCCTTGCGCAACCATTCTTAAAAACTCAATTCCTGAGAATACACCTGAAACGTTATCCCCAGGAACACCGAGTTTTGTATCCACCCACGCGCCTGTGGCGATACACACCGCATGATACCCTTTGGATTTAATATTATCAATAGTGAGAGGCATCCCAACTTTTTTGTTATAAAAGATCCTGGCGCCGGTTTCCGAAAGTATTGTGTCAACTTCCGCACCTAAAACTTTCTTTGGTAACCGGTATTCCGGGATCCCGTACTTTAACATACCCCCGGGTGCCGGCATTGCTTCATAAATATCTACGCGGTAACCTTTTTTCCCGAGATAATATGCTGTTGCCAACCCCGCAGGGCCTGCTCCTATGACAGCAACTTTTTTACCGTTATACTTAACTCTTCCGCTTTTTTCACGGGCATCAAGCCTCTTTTTGTTCTCAGCCGCGACATTATCGTATACAAACCGTTTTAATAACCGTATATCCACTGCACCTTCAACCGCATTCCTCCGGCATTCGGATTCACACGGTGCGGGGCACACACGCCCGACAGAACCCGGTAACGGCATAGCTTCACGTATTAGTTCATAAGCCTCGCTATACTTCCCTGACGAGATGAAGTTTACATACCCCTGGACATTAATCCCGGCGGGACACGCGCGGTTACATGGTGCATAACAATCTGCGTAATGGTTTGACAATAACAATTCCAGACACGCTTTTCTTGTATCCCTCACACGTTCAGTATCTGTATCAATAACCATCCCATCAGCAACCACTGTCCCGCAGGAAGGTACTAATCTCAATTTATTGAGTTCAACTACGCAGATAAAACATGAATTTATATGTGTAAGATCAGAAGCTGAACATAGTGCCGGAACGGGAATACCATTCTTCCGGCAGACATCAATAATCTTGGTGCCCTCTTCAACAACAACTTCTTTACCATTAAGAACAACTTTCACTTCAGCCATATATTCCCTTCACTCCACATCCACAGCATCAAACCTGCACGCTTTTCGGCACTGCCCGCATTTGATACAAACCTTACCATCTATCACATGCACAGCCTTAGGTTCGCCGGATATACATTTTACCGGGCAATTCCGTGCACATAGATGGCAGCCTGTACATTTATCAGGAACTATACTGTACTTCACCAACGCACGGCACTTTTTTGCAGGACATTTTCTGTCCACTACATGCGCTTTATACTCATCAAAGAAATATTTTAATGTTGTGAGTACAGGATTAGGCGCGGTTTGTCCCAGCGCGCATAATGATGCGGAACTAATTTTTCCTGCAAGTGCTTTCAGCGCATCCAAATCCTTTTCCACTGCCTTGCCCTCAGTTATTTTGTTTAATATTTCTAACAATCTCTTTGTTCCGATCCGGCAAAAAGTGCACTTCCCACAGGATTCATTTTGTGTGAATGACAGGAAAAACCGTGCGATATCAACCATACAATCACTATCATCAAGAACAATCATTCCACCGGAACCCACAATTGCGCCGGTGCTTTTCATAGACTCATAGTCTACTAACACATCTTCTAAACTTGACGATAAACACCCCCCAGACGGACCTCCAATCTGGACGGCTTTAAATTTTCTCCCATCCTTAATCCCGCCGCCGATTCTGTATACAATATCTTTTAAAGTAACTCCAAACGGCACTTCAATCAATCCGGCATTAACCACTTTACCCGCAAGCGCAAAAACTTTTGTTCCTTTAGATCCCTGGGTTCCGATTGATGAGTATTCAATTGCACCATGGTTTATTATCCATGAGATAGAACTCAAAGTTTCAACATTATTAATCACCGTCGGCAAGCCAAATAACCCTTTTTCCGCGGGGTACGGCGGCCTAAGCCTAGGCATTCCTCTACGTCCTTCAATAGATGCCATTAACGCAGTTTCTTCCCCGCACACAAACGCTCCGGCGCCCTTTTTTATCTTAATATTCATTTGGAATCCTGTATTACACACATTATTACCGAGAAAACCCTTATCCTTCGCCTGTGTTAATGCCAGTTCCAACCGTTTAATCGCCAGAGGGTATTCAGCACGAACATAAATTATTCCGTGATTCACACCGATAGCATATGCTGCGATGATCATCCCTTCGAGAACACTATGAGGATCGCTCTCAAGAACGCTGCGGTCCATAAACGCTCCGGGGTCTCCTTCATCAGCATTACATACAATGTACCCGGTATCCACGGCAGATGGATTATTTATTTTAAACTTTTCAATATTTCCCGCAGCAAGACGCCATTTTTCTCCGGTAGAAAATCCTGCACCACCGCGACCGCGTAACCCGCTTGATTTAACTTCTTGCACTATCTGTACAGGAGTGCAGGAGGTTAACACTTTTTTAACCGCCTCATACCCTCCTGCCGCAATATAATCCTCTATGCGTTCAGGATCAATAACCCCTGAATTACGCAGTACAATACGTTTTTGTAATAACAAAATATTCGACATTAACTCCGGAGATAAAAGATACTGCTTTACAGGCTGTGCGTTTATTATGTGTTCAATAACAATTTTTTTTACTTTCTCAGGTGTTACATCTTTATAAAAAACACTATTCCCAACGGCATATCGTACTTCAACCATAACCTCGTGTTCGCACATACCATAACACCCGGTTTTCCCGAGCAACCCAGGATTCAAATTATTATTTTTTAGTTCAGTTTCGAATGCAGAAAATACGCGGTCACCTCCTGCTGCAAGCCCGCAGGATGCTAAACCCACAACTATTGAATTAACTACATTATCCGAACCTGAAACTTCACTCATCCTTTTTATTGCCTACAGCTTCTTTCAACATTTTCCTGACTTTATCCCCATTACTCAACCTGCCATAGACTTTACCATCTGCCATCACACACGGTGCAAGGCTGCAACATCCCAAACATGCAACTTTTTTTATGGTGACATCACCATCCACAGTTGTATCACTCCCCGGCTTAAACTTTAGTTCAGCATTAATCGTTTCATCAACATTCTCCGCACCGCCGACATGGCATGCTGTGCCATGACAAACTTGCAGTAAATGTTTACCTACAGGTTTTAACCTAAACTGATTAAAAAACGTTGCTACCGCCATAACCTCGCTGAGCTCCATCCTCAATTTTTGCGCTACAACAGATAACACATCTTTCGGCAGGTATCCAAAAACATCCTGTACTTCTTGTAATACAGGGATAACATCGCTCTTGGTATAAACCTTCTTTTTTGAAAGAATAGAACTTACTTTCTCAACATCTTTTGCAGGCATTATAAATCACATCATCCTTTACAGCGCGTCTGACATTACACGTTCCCACAAATTCTCAAGCAGAGAATATACCATATTTTCTGATTCGCGGAGACAATAATTTTTATTACCAACCGGTGTTTTTCCGAATATTATGGTATCAACCTTAACTTTTTTGCTTTTATCTTTATACAATACAACTTTCACTTCCGGAGTATCCAAACCGTACCGATGCAGATCCTTAGGGTTTTCCTCAATAATTTCAGTATAAATCATTCCTTTTAACTGATTAACCAAGTCAGAAATATTTATATCCAACCGTTCTTTCCCAATAACTTGCCACGTAGTAGTCCTCTCCGCAAGTATCGTCTTAATCGGAGTATTGAACTCTAAATAATTAACCTCATCATCCCCAAACTCTATGACATTACGGATAACCCACCCGTAAGGATCATCCGGAGTTGTACTAAAATTTTCAGTATTAACACTGAATATTTTGTCGCTTCCTTCAGCCCGTGCATAAATCTCTTCTATCTTCTTCTGTGTAGCAAACACTATCCTACGTGGATCAACCTCGCGGCCAAGCCACAAGTTAATCTCCCCGGCAGTACTATTAAACCCGTATTTTCTGAAATCATCATTCTTCGCGCCTTCCACTGCAAACGCTGTGGCTTTCATATTCTTTACTTGGAACAAATAGTCATCAACTTTGTTACGGCTAACCTTTACCTTCCCCCCCGACGGTTCTAAGTACCACCATTGCTGGTTTTTATCCCGGTCAATAACAAACCCGCGTTTATTTTTTATACAATTAATTTTTACGACATCATTTATATTAAATTCGAGCAATGTTTTATCCCGAAAATCAAATACTGCCTTATCCGCATCGTCGTAAACATACTTCCAGACAGTCATTACTTCCTTAATATCCCCGCGTTTTACATACACAAAACTGTTTGTAGGATTATAATCCCCCAATCCAAGAACATACGTCTTACCCTTATTATCGGTGAACTTCATAGTCAATCTTGGATTTTCCAACCCACAATCCGCGATAGGTAGCTCATCAGTTTTAAACTTATCTTCAATATCCGTACCTGTAACAACTGATAATACCGAGTCTATCTCTTCATTATCCGCTTTTGCACTGACCGGCTGTACCATAAACCATTGCTTATCACGTTTTTCGCATACAATAGTTACCGTCGAACGTATATGTTCAAACTTTACAATATTATCTTTATCAATAGGCACAATCTTTTTTGCTACCGCTGCTGAATGTTTCCACTGCGGCATAAGTTTTTGTTCCACTACAAAAAAATATACTGCTAAAACAACTAGAACGGAAATTACCCACACAATTTTTGAGGAAAGTATTTTTTTTATTTCGATTGTCATATCACTATATGCTTATACCGCCCGCCGGCGTATTAACATATAAATCCCGGCACCCAGTACCGTCAATGGTATTATAAGTACTATTAAAAGAAATATCACGCGTCCCTGTCCTGCAGTGAGGAACAACGGCTGAACATCTTTTTCCTTCGGGCGGATAGAGATCAAATTACCTTCTTCCACCAACCACGCAACGGTATTAAGAAATAAATCGCGGTTACCGGAGAGCCCGAAGTTGCTGTTCATTACGAAATCAGAATCTCCGTAAACCACAAGTTTAGCCGCGGTTGCACGGTTGTCAAGATTCGTAATATCCGCACTCATCGCAATATTCAACGGCCCGACAATATCCGTCCCAGCATTGAAAGTTGCCATTTTTTTTGTACGCATAGAGTCGAGGTCTACTTCCGCCCAACTTTGCTGTCCTGTCCGAACGAGCCATTTTGTAGAGATACCTACCGGCAGATTCTCCGCAAGTTTTACCGTCCGCGCATATGGGAAAAAAGTAGTTACGCGTTTCATGTCCTTGGTTATCTGGTGATCAGAATAATCCATAGCAACCGGTACAAAAAAATCGCCGCCAAAGACTTGCGATACTTTGTCTATGATAATATCTTCGCTGAGCTTCAATCCCAGAGTTCCGATAAACTTCTTAAGATTCGGCGTACGTACTTCCGGGTCTATCATAAGCAACACGCGGCCGTCCATCATCAAATATTTTTTTAAAACATTAATTTCATTCGTTAACAAATCATTCAACGGACCGGGTATAATCAACGCGGAACAATCCGATGGTACCGATGTCGCACGGATAAGTTCAATAGTATTCACCACGTACCCTTGCGATTCTACTTCTTTTTTTACTACTGAGTACCCGACAGCCTCTTGATTCTCCAACTGCTTCTCTCTGTGTCCAACAGTAAAATACACTGTTTTCTTTTCCATACGGAAAAGTTTTGTTAACGCGTTAACAAACTTTTCTTCGGTGACACCTTCAACTTTCTGTACCTGCCCGCCGGATTCCATAACGATTGTTCCGTAATTCTCTATACCGTACCGCTTCGCCAATGCAGGCTTGCGGTCAGGATCAATAAGTTCGTACTTAAACAACCTCGAATACGCAGTAAATTGTTTCAATAAATCTTCAGACTGTACGCGGTCAGGCTGGCTGGGTTTGAAAAACGCAAATGCATGAACTTCTTTGTCTAACCCGGCAAAAACTTTACGTGCCTGTGGTGATAAACTAAATCGCTTAGATTTTGTGAAATCCATCTGTAGATGATGCCGTACCGCCAATGCCTGAACAAAGATGAATATCCCTAATACACACAGTGTCAGAATCGCGAAATTCGCTCCTTGCACTGTGGATTTGCGTTGTAACAGATTGATTACCATTTTCTTATTGACAACAATATACCACCCCATCCCGGCAATACCTGATATTAACAGCAAAACAAGCCAAACGGTTATCACCGGATTGATGATATACAAAAAACTTCCGGATATCAGCAGTATAACACCGACAATCCCAATACCGCTAATTATTTTATCTTTTGACTTATCATTAAATTTCAAAATTATCCCCGCCATTTTTTAGTCCCTAACACACTATAAGTAAGATATAAGAAAAATACGCTGAACAAGAGATAGAACACTATATCCTGGGTGTCTAACACCCCTTTTGAAAAATTCTCAAAATGCACAATTATCGAAAACTGTGTGATAACACTTCCCACTACACTGCTCACAGAATCCGCTGCCCAACTTATTAACCAAAAAAATAACAATGTACCAAAAGA
The window above is part of the Elusimicrobiota bacterium genome. Proteins encoded here:
- a CDS encoding NADH-quinone oxidoreductase subunit NuoF, coding for MSEVSGSDNVVNSIVVGLASCGLAAGGDRVFSAFETELKNNNLNPGLLGKTGCYGMCEHEVMVEVRYAVGNSVFYKDVTPEKVKKIVIEHIINAQPVKQYLLSPELMSNILLLQKRIVLRNSGVIDPERIEDYIAAGGYEAVKKVLTSCTPVQIVQEVKSSGLRGRGGAGFSTGEKWRLAAGNIEKFKINNPSAVDTGYIVCNADEGDPGAFMDRSVLESDPHSVLEGMIIAAYAIGVNHGIIYVRAEYPLAIKRLELALTQAKDKGFLGNNVCNTGFQMNIKIKKGAGAFVCGEETALMASIEGRRGMPRLRPPYPAEKGLFGLPTVINNVETLSSISWIINHGAIEYSSIGTQGSKGTKVFALAGKVVNAGLIEVPFGVTLKDIVYRIGGGIKDGRKFKAVQIGGPSGGCLSSSLEDVLVDYESMKSTGAIVGSGGMIVLDDSDCMVDIARFFLSFTQNESCGKCTFCRIGTKRLLEILNKITEGKAVEKDLDALKALAGKISSASLCALGQTAPNPVLTTLKYFFDEYKAHVVDRKCPAKKCRALVKYSIVPDKCTGCHLCARNCPVKCISGEPKAVHVIDGKVCIKCGQCRKACRFDAVDVE
- a CDS encoding FAD-dependent oxidoreductase: MAEVKVVLNGKEVVVEEGTKIIDVCRKNGIPVPALCSASDLTHINSCFICVVELNKLRLVPSCGTVVADGMVIDTDTERVRDTRKACLELLLSNHYADCYAPCNRACPAGINVQGYVNFISSGKYSEAYELIREAMPLPGSVGRVCPAPCESECRRNAVEGAVDIRLLKRFVYDNVAAENKKRLDAREKSGRVKYNGKKVAVIGAGPAGLATAYYLGKKGYRVDIYEAMPAPGGMLKYGIPEYRLPKKVLGAEVDTILSETGARIFYNKKVGMPLTIDNIKSKGYHAVCIATGAWVDTKLGVPGDNVSGVFSGIEFLRMVAQGKKVKLGTEVIVVGGGNTAVDSARTALRLPGVKKVRIFYRRTKAEMPANSVEIEDAEHEGVKFEYLVAPVKVTEKDSVIDSIECIRMELGPMDESGRRKPVPVEGSNFVVSCDSVISAIGQRVDRGCFGEYSSKIVGDRGGVVVDPKTQRTSVEWLFAAGDVVTGPKTVVEAVGQGRRAAFAIDGYLSGKSLYNAEWFYYKDTWRIAKPKWDVIDSQEFSGLKTLPKNKQNVLSIKARNKNFKEIECGYDEIKAVKSARRCLTCGCGDLYECKLREYAVEYKAQVANYLGEMVKRGNDDSHAYLTLEPNKCILCGQCVQACGVLSGKKVLNLYNRGFETLAAPEYGTPWGDTKCDSDGSCVAHCPTGAITEKNPYLYKNVTVVPERRVSVCTLCGMRCRVESWSYGSVLLKSKGNICKYARFGGYLVNHPERLSTNQAGINNKGVYKTVELSQAIKFFAKKLLEVTKKCGAGSVLFLVSGNSSNEEVEQVVGIAKKIGGAKVASLGLDFAGLLSFDGNESIENIGKYPRVAVVDTDVEKYYPYLGILLRQYTAAGKDIVSLRSNVNFGDGIKYFANNNELENWINKNDHIAEGSVLIIAERDIHGSFHDNKFVRFVRLTRGGNGHGVAEVLGQYKGSLETNDAMNFMLNGGVKLLYSFGQEVMGSKFRNALKDSFIVKHDIFIAGIHDSIVPGVVLPLRLPNEATGNVDILKLVKQNVRVDHKSSVKKFTVENKKKSLIVPEDIAVETVNQRIRGLFE
- a CDS encoding NAD(P)H-dependent oxidoreductase subunit E codes for the protein MPAKDVEKVSSILSKKKVYTKSDVIPVLQEVQDVFGYLPKDVLSVVAQKLRMELSEVMAVATFFNQFRLKPVGKHLLQVCHGTACHVGGAENVDETINAELKFKPGSDTTVDGDVTIKKVACLGCCSLAPCVMADGKVYGRLSNGDKVRKMLKEAVGNKKDE
- a CDS encoding sigma-70 family RNA polymerase sigma factor encodes the protein MDDKRSELELIEAVISGEVDDYVHLVKRYESMVFNLAVRMLQNFVEAQDVCQEVFLKIYQNLKKYDSGFAFKDWIYRVTVNLTNDKLRKRKWQFLSLDKKVETDDGEVIWALQEEGSDPAVKFAVKDEQLVVQKFVDTLPLKYRVMIVLRHWEGLKYEEIAKILNMPVGTAKTRVIRAQDKLYKKMKLFYREKRNDK